The Tessaracoccus flavus genome includes the window CCGTCACCCACAACCGGCTGCTGACGCCGTCGATCATGGGGCTGGACTCGATGTACGTCTTCATCCAGTCGCTGTTGGCCATCACGCTGGGCGTCACCTTCATCGGCCAGGTCGGCGTCTACCCCATGTTCGCCCTCAACATCGCGCTCATGATGCTGGCGATGATGGGCCTGATCGCCGTGCTGTTCCGCGGGAAGCGCCGCTCCGTCTACGTACTGGTGCTCACCGGCCTCGTGCTCGGCACAGTCCTGCGCTCAGCGTCGTCCCTCATCCAGCGCATGCTCGACCCCACGAGCTTCCTCGTGCTCCAGGGCAACCTGTTCGCCTCGTTCCAGACGGTGAACCCTGAACTCCTCTGGGTGTCCGGCGCCATCGTCGCGGCCGGGAGCGTCTGGCTGTTTCGGCTCATCCCCGAGCTGGACGTCATCACGCTGGGCCGCGAGGCCGCCGTCTCCCTGGGCGTGCGCTATGACTCCGTCGTTCGGCAATCGCTCCTCATCGGGACCCTGCTCGTGTCCGTCTCGACGGCGTTGGTCGGGCCCATCACGTTCCTCGGACTCATCGTCGCCGCTCTGGCCCACCAGATCGGCGGATCGGGCAGGCACGCCGTCGTGCTGCCCATGGCGGGACTCCTCGGCGTCCTCCTGCTGGTCGGCGGCCAGGCCATCCTCGAGCAGGTGTTCGGGCTCGGCACCGTGCTGAGCGTCATCATCGAGTTCGTCGGGGGCATCGTGTTCATCTGGCTCGTCGTCAGGAAGGTTTCCCGCACATGATCGAAGTCAAAGAGGTCACCAAGGCCTACGGCAAGTCCGTCGTCGTCGACAACGTTTCGCTCAACCTCCGGTCCGGCGGGCTCACGGCCATCGTCGGTGCCAACGGGGCGGGCAAGTCGACGCTGCTGTCCATGATCGCGCGCCTGCTGCCGATCGACGCCGGCGCCATTCAGGTAGCCGACTACGACGTCACCACCGG containing:
- a CDS encoding iron chelate uptake ABC transporter family permease subunit; its protein translation is MSVTTMPAPNRLAIVGALCLAGALGFLLINAGGNLGFVMELRSKKMLGMIVVGWATGIATVAFQTVTHNRLLTPSIMGLDSMYVFIQSLLAITLGVTFIGQVGVYPMFALNIALMMLAMMGLIAVLFRGKRRSVYVLVLTGLVLGTVLRSASSLIQRMLDPTSFLVLQGNLFASFQTVNPELLWVSGAIVAAGSVWLFRLIPELDVITLGREAAVSLGVRYDSVVRQSLLIGTLLVSVSTALVGPITFLGLIVAALAHQIGGSGRHAVVLPMAGLLGVLLLVGGQAILEQVFGLGTVLSVIIEFVGGIVFIWLVVRKVSRT